A stretch of the Mesorhizobium sp. Pch-S genome encodes the following:
- the murI gene encoding glutamate racemase has translation MTGQQPILIFDSGVGGLTVLREARVLMPDRRFIYIADDAAFPYGNWEEPALNAHLLALFGQLLERYQPAVSVIACNTASTLVIDALREAFPAHLFVGTVPAIKPAAERTRSGLVSVLATPGTVKRQYTRDLIGKWAQKCHVRLVGSTALAGLAEIYMRDGFVDEEAVRAEIAPCFIEQDGRFTDIVVLACTHYPFLVNRMRKTAPWPVDWIDPAEAIARRAQSLLGDGQPREVVELSGNGTDFAVFTSGKANFATRRLMQGFGLTAS, from the coding sequence ATGACCGGGCAGCAGCCGATCCTGATCTTCGATTCCGGTGTCGGCGGGCTCACCGTGCTGCGCGAAGCGCGTGTGCTGATGCCCGATCGTCGCTTCATCTACATCGCTGACGATGCCGCTTTTCCCTATGGCAATTGGGAAGAGCCGGCATTGAATGCGCATCTTCTGGCGCTGTTCGGGCAATTGCTGGAACGCTACCAGCCTGCGGTTTCGGTCATTGCCTGCAATACTGCCTCCACATTGGTCATCGACGCGCTGCGTGAGGCTTTTCCCGCCCATCTTTTCGTCGGTACTGTCCCCGCGATCAAGCCGGCGGCCGAGCGCACGCGTTCCGGTCTCGTCTCGGTGCTGGCCACCCCCGGTACCGTGAAGCGGCAATACACGCGTGATCTTATCGGCAAATGGGCGCAGAAATGTCACGTCCGGCTGGTCGGTTCGACCGCGCTGGCTGGCCTTGCCGAGATCTACATGCGTGACGGATTCGTCGACGAAGAGGCGGTGCGCGCCGAGATTGCCCCCTGTTTCATCGAGCAGGACGGCCGCTTCACCGACATCGTCGTGCTGGCCTGCACGCATTATCCCTTTCTGGTCAACCGCATGCGCAAGACCGCACCCTGGCCCGTCGACTGGATCGATCCGGCCGAAGCGATCGCGCGCCGGGCACAGTCGCTGCTTGGGGATGGGCAGCCGAGGGAGGTCGTCGAGCTTTCCGGCAACGGCACCGATTTCGCCGTCTTCACCTCGGGCAAGGCCAATTTCGCGACGCGGCGCCTGATGCAGGGCTTCGGGCTGACCGCGTCCTGA
- a CDS encoding RNA methyltransferase, whose translation MTNSPEQAGGPAIILVEPQLGENIGMVARAMANFGLSELRLVNPRDGWPNEKARAAASRADHVIDAVKLYDDLPSAVADLNFIFATTARERDGFKPVRGPVEAGRALRARTRDGLKTGILFGRERFGLYNDEVGLADEIVTFPVDPAFSSLNIAQAVLLMSYEWMKSGLENETDTNFSSPEMLPATKEQLHGLFGHLEAALEARGYFRPAAKKPKMVDNLRAVLTRAGFAEPELKVLRGVVASLDYFSPKEPRGAGYPERKAKADRAAHPSEDGDDADTLPPVGGKGLDND comes from the coding sequence ATGACGAATTCCCCTGAACAGGCCGGTGGCCCCGCCATTATCCTTGTCGAACCGCAGCTGGGCGAGAACATCGGCATGGTCGCGCGCGCCATGGCGAATTTCGGCCTGAGCGAGCTGAGGCTGGTCAATCCGCGTGACGGCTGGCCGAACGAGAAGGCCCGTGCCGCTGCCAGCAGGGCCGATCATGTCATCGACGCGGTCAAGCTCTACGACGACCTGCCTTCGGCTGTCGCCGACCTCAACTTCATCTTCGCCACCACGGCGCGCGAGCGTGACGGCTTCAAGCCGGTACGCGGGCCGGTGGAAGCGGGCAGGGCGTTGCGTGCCCGTACGCGTGATGGCTTGAAGACCGGCATCCTGTTCGGCCGCGAGCGTTTCGGGCTCTACAATGACGAGGTCGGCCTTGCCGACGAGATCGTCACCTTCCCGGTCGACCCTGCCTTTTCGTCGCTCAACATCGCCCAGGCGGTGCTGTTGATGTCTTATGAATGGATGAAGTCCGGTCTCGAGAACGAGACCGATACCAACTTCTCCAGCCCCGAAATGCTGCCGGCCACCAAGGAACAGCTGCACGGCCTGTTCGGGCATCTGGAAGCTGCGCTCGAGGCGCGCGGTTATTTCCGGCCCGCCGCAAAGAAGCCCAAGATGGTCGACAATCTGCGCGCCGTGTTGACCCGCGCCGGCTTTGCCGAGCCGGAGCTGAAGGTGCTGCGTGGTGTCGTTGCGTCGCTCGACTATTTCTCGCCAAAGGAACCGCGCGGCGCCGGCTATCCTGAACGCAAGGCCAAGGCAGATCGCGCGGCGCATCCCTCTGAGGACGGCGACGACGCCGACACGCTGCCGCCCGTCGGCGGCAAGGGGCTGGACAACGACTGA
- a CDS encoding LysE family translocator, producing MIDLATLISYVAIVFGFVFIPGPATLLTVARSTSSGTKVGVATGAGIAAGDMIHTVLAIVGISAIIAASAMLFSIVKYLGAGYLVYLGIRAILAKAPTELATNTLPISAGKAFRQAILAEVLNPKTALFFLAFLPQFVRPENGPVPFQLLSLGVIFVVLGLVSTLVFAFGAGALGNLLRRNPMILKWQGKVVGAIYCALGVRLALQHR from the coding sequence ATGATTGATCTGGCCACACTGATTTCTTATGTCGCGATCGTGTTCGGCTTCGTCTTCATTCCGGGGCCGGCGACACTGCTCACCGTTGCGCGTTCGACCAGCTCGGGAACGAAGGTGGGCGTCGCTACCGGGGCCGGCATCGCCGCCGGCGACATGATCCACACTGTGCTGGCCATTGTCGGCATCTCGGCCATCATTGCCGCATCGGCCATGCTGTTCTCGATCGTCAAATATCTCGGCGCCGGCTATCTCGTTTACCTCGGCATCCGCGCGATCCTGGCCAAGGCGCCGACGGAGCTGGCCACGAACACGCTGCCGATCAGCGCCGGAAAGGCTTTTCGTCAGGCAATCCTGGCCGAAGTCCTGAACCCCAAGACGGCGCTGTTTTTCCTGGCGTTCCTTCCGCAGTTCGTGCGGCCGGAGAATGGGCCGGTTCCTTTCCAGTTGCTCAGCCTCGGCGTCATTTTTGTCGTGTTGGGACTGGTAAGCACGCTGGTGTTCGCATTTGGCGCGGGCGCGCTTGGCAACCTGCTGCGCCGCAATCCGATGATCCTGAAATGGCAGGGCAAGGTCGTCGGCGCCATTTACTGTGCGCTCGGCGTGCGCCTGGCCCTGCAGCATCGCTGA
- a CDS encoding NADP-dependent isocitrate dehydrogenase — translation MAKIKVANPVVELDGDEMTRIIWQFIKDKLIHPYLDINLDYYDLGIEHRDATNDQVTIDAANAINKYGVGVKCATITPDEARVEEFKLKKMWKSPNGTIRNILGGVIFREPIIMKNVPRLVPGWTKPIIVGRHAFGDQYKATDFKFPGKGKLSIKFVGDDGQVIEHDVFDAPGAGVAMAMYNLDESIREFARASLNYGLLRGYPVYLSTKNTILKAYDGRFKDIFQEVYEKEFEAAFKEKKIWYEHRLIDDMVASSLKWSGGYVWACKNYDGDVQSDTVAQGFGSLGLMTSVLMTPDGKTVEAEAAHGTVTRHYRQHQKGEETSTNSIASIFAWTRGLAHRAKLDDNAELKRFAETLERVCIQTVESGYMTKDLSLLIGPDQPWLSTTGFLDKIDENLQKAMA, via the coding sequence ATGGCGAAGATCAAGGTGGCTAACCCCGTCGTCGAACTCGACGGCGACGAGATGACCCGCATCATCTGGCAGTTCATCAAGGACAAGCTGATCCACCCTTATCTCGACATCAACCTCGACTATTACGACCTCGGCATCGAGCATCGCGATGCCACCAATGACCAGGTCACCATCGACGCCGCCAACGCCATCAACAAGTACGGCGTCGGCGTGAAATGCGCGACCATCACGCCCGACGAAGCCCGCGTCGAGGAATTCAAGCTCAAGAAGATGTGGAAGAGCCCGAACGGCACCATCCGCAACATCCTGGGCGGCGTCATCTTCCGCGAGCCGATCATCATGAAGAACGTGCCGCGTCTGGTGCCGGGCTGGACCAAGCCGATCATCGTCGGCCGTCATGCTTTCGGCGACCAGTACAAGGCGACCGATTTCAAGTTCCCCGGCAAGGGCAAGCTCTCGATCAAGTTCGTCGGCGACGACGGCCAGGTGATCGAGCACGACGTGTTCGACGCACCGGGCGCCGGCGTGGCAATGGCCATGTACAACCTCGACGAATCGATCCGCGAATTCGCGCGCGCCTCGCTGAACTACGGCCTGCTGCGTGGTTATCCGGTCTATCTCTCGACCAAGAACACCATCCTCAAGGCCTATGACGGCCGCTTCAAGGACATCTTCCAGGAAGTCTACGAGAAGGAATTCGAGGCCGCCTTCAAGGAAAAGAAGATCTGGTACGAACACCGCCTGATCGACGACATGGTCGCCTCGTCGCTGAAGTGGTCGGGCGGTTACGTCTGGGCCTGCAAGAACTATGACGGCGACGTGCAGTCCGACACCGTCGCGCAGGGCTTCGGCTCGCTCGGCCTGATGACCTCGGTGCTGATGACGCCGGACGGCAAGACGGTGGAAGCGGAAGCCGCGCACGGCACCGTCACCCGCCACTACCGCCAGCACCAGAAGGGCGAGGAGACGTCGACCAACTCGATCGCCTCGATCTTCGCCTGGACCCGCGGTCTGGCACACCGTGCCAAGCTGGACGACAATGCGGAACTGAAGCGCTTCGCCGAGACGCTGGAGAGGGTCTGCATCCAGACCGTCGAGAGCGGCTACATGACCAAGGACCTGTCGCTGCTGATCGGTCCCGACCAGCCCTGGCTGTCGACCACCGGTTTCCTCGACAAGATCGACGAGAACCTTCAGAAGGCGATGGCCTGA
- a CDS encoding AraC family transcriptional regulator translates to MNGETAWAVYETRLRRVSNHIHEHLDEELDMDGLAEIACLSPYHWHRIYRAIYGETAAATVKRLRLHRAAGDIVGTDLGIGEIAKRSGYPNVQSFNRIFKAVYGMPPARYRKEGSHTLFESKQRKASLMFDVSIRTLEPTEVVGVSHQGSYMGIGKAFEQLFGTLYARGQGHPAQRMIGVYLDDPDVVAVDKLRSYACVEMDAAVQPPLERRTLEGGDYAVLRHKGPYAEMHKAYTWLYAEWLPLSGRKLRDTVMFEEYLNNPRDVSPAELLTDINLPLV, encoded by the coding sequence ATGAATGGCGAAACGGCATGGGCAGTCTACGAAACCCGTCTGAGACGGGTCTCGAACCACATCCACGAACACCTCGACGAGGAACTGGATATGGACGGCCTGGCTGAAATCGCCTGCCTGTCACCCTATCACTGGCATCGGATCTATCGCGCCATCTACGGTGAAACCGCCGCGGCAACCGTCAAGCGATTGCGGTTGCATCGCGCCGCCGGTGACATCGTCGGGACGGATCTCGGCATCGGCGAAATTGCAAAACGGTCTGGCTATCCCAATGTCCAGTCGTTCAACCGCATCTTCAAGGCAGTCTACGGCATGCCGCCCGCGCGCTACCGGAAAGAGGGAAGCCACACACTCTTTGAAAGCAAGCAGAGAAAGGCTTCCCTGATGTTTGATGTTTCCATCCGCACACTCGAGCCAACCGAAGTGGTCGGCGTTTCCCATCAAGGCTCCTACATGGGCATCGGCAAGGCGTTCGAGCAGCTGTTCGGAACGCTTTATGCCCGTGGCCAGGGGCATCCGGCGCAACGCATGATCGGCGTCTATCTCGACGATCCCGATGTCGTCGCGGTCGACAAGCTGCGTTCCTATGCCTGCGTCGAGATGGACGCGGCGGTGCAGCCGCCGCTGGAACGGCGCACACTCGAAGGCGGCGACTATGCCGTTCTGCGCCACAAGGGCCCCTATGCCGAGATGCACAAGGCCTATACCTGGCTTTATGCCGAGTGGCTGCCGCTGTCCGGCCGCAAGCTACGCGACACGGTGATGTTCGAGGAATATCTCAACAATCCGCGTGACGTATCGCCGGCCGAGCTGTTGACTGACATCAATCTGCCGCTGGTTTGA